One window from the genome of Anser cygnoides isolate HZ-2024a breed goose chromosome 8, Taihu_goose_T2T_genome, whole genome shotgun sequence encodes:
- the PODN gene encoding podocan isoform X1, whose product MFFSIHLISDSKGAMPAGGRALLALGLLALGCAAAAADFPEGSPERRRRPPAPAPGCPRDCGCTQEGVVDCGGIDLKEFPLLLPELTNHLSLQNNQIEEIFPEELARLHRLETLNLQNNRLTSKGLPEEAFEHLENLNYLYLANNKLTVAPKFLPNTLISADFAANYLTKIYGLTFGQKPNLRSVYLHNNKLSDAGLPDSMFNGSDNVEILIMSSNFLKYVPKNLPPALYKLHLKNNKLEKIPKGAFSELTGLRELYLQNNYLTNEGMDNETFWKLSSLEYLDLSSNNLSQIPSGLPRNIVLLHLEKNAIKVIGRDVLTQIKNLEYLLLHNNKLKARGIHPLAFQGLKKLHTVHLYNNMLERIPSGLPRRVKTLMILHNQISEINRNDFATTYFLEELNLSYNKLKSPQIHREAFRKLRQLKSLDLSGNHLNTVPFGFPKNLQILKLKENEISIIPKGTLSGMTKLRELYLSNNKLKVNSIYSRAWRELSSLQSLDMAGNQLLSIPPGLPESLEYLYLQNNKITTISENAFESTPKIKGIYLRFNKIAVGALKESLFQSLKYLQVLDIEGNPEFSNTSKNKDDSEEEMEDEEEEEN is encoded by the exons ATGTTCTTCTCCATTCATCTGATCTCTGACAGCAAAG GGGCGATGCCGGCCGGCGGCCGGGCGCTGCTGGCGCTGGGGCTCCTGGCTCTGggctgcgccgccgccgccgccgactTCCCCGAGGGCTCCCCCGAGCGGCggcgccgccccccggccccggcccccggctgcccccgggACTGCGGCTGCACCCAGGAGGGCGTCGTGGACTGCGGCGGCATCGACCTGAAGGAGttcccgctgctgctgcccgagCTCACCAACCACCTCTCGCTGCAG AATAACCAGATAGAAGAAATCTTTCCAGAAGAGCTTGCTCGTCTTCACAGACTAGAAACTCTCAATTTGCAAAACAACAGGCTGACTTCAAAAG GGCTGCCAGAGGAAGCATTTGAGCATCTGGAGAACCTGAATTACCTATACCTGGCAAACAATAAG ctaaCAGTGGCTCCAAAATTCCTCCCGAATACCTTGATCAGTGCAGATTTTGCAGCCAATTATCTCACCAAGATATATGGACTCACATTTGGACAGAAACCAAACTTGAG ATCTGTGTATCTTCATAACAACAAACTTTCAGATGCTGGGTTACCTGATAGCATGTTCAATGGCTCTGATAATGTGGAGATACTCATCATGTCCAGCAATTTCCTGAAATATGTTCCAAAGAATCTCCCTCCAGCCTTATACAAATTGCATTTAAAG AACAACAAGCTAGAGAAGATTCCCAAAGGAGCCTTCAGTGAACTTACAGGCCTGCGGGAGCTGTATTTACAGAATAATTACTTGACTAATGAAGGAATGGACAATGAAACTTTCTG GAAACTGTCTAGTCTTGAATATCTGGATTTGTCCAGCAATAATCTCTCACAAATCCCAAGTGGTTTACCTCGAAACATCGTCCTCCTTCACCTGGAGAAGAATGCAATTAAGGTGATTGGCAGAGATGTCTTGACCCAAATTAAGAACCTTGAGTACCTTCTGCTCCACAATAACAAATTAAAAGCCCGAGGTATTCACCCACTAGCCTTCCAGGGCTTAAAGAAACTGCACACTGTCCACCTGTACAACAACATGCTGGAACGGATTCCCAGTGGTCTGCCCCGACGAGTGAAAACACTTATGATCCTTCATAACCAGATCTCTGAGATTAACAGGAATGACTTCGCTACCACTTACTTCCTTGAAGAGCTGAACCTGAGCTACAATAAGCTCAAAAGCCCCCAGATCCATCGGGAGGCCTTCCGTAAATTGAGGCAACTAAAGTCCTTGGATCTTTCTGGAAATCATCTCAACACAGTGCCTTTTGGCTTCCCAAAGAACTTGCAGATTctgaaactgaaggaaaatgagataaGCATCATCCCCAAAGGGACTTTGTCTGGGATGACAAAACTGCGGGAACTGTATTTGAGCAACAATAAACTGAAAGTCAATTCCATTTATTCAAGAGCGTGGAGAGAACTCAGCAGTCTCCAG TCACTAGACATGGCTGGCAACCAGCTGCTTTCTATCCCACCAGGCCTGCCAGAATCTCTAGAATATTTGTATCTTCAGAACAACAAGATCACAACCATTTCGGAGAATGCTTTTGAATCCACACCCAAAATAAAGGGAATTTACCTCAG gtTTAATAAGATTGCAGTTGGAGCACTGAAGGAGAGTCTCTTCCAAAGCCTAAAGTACTTACAAGTACTGGATATTGAAGGCAACCCTGAATTCAGCAACACTTCAAAGAATAAGGATGACTCAGAAGAGGAAAtggaagatgaggaagaggaagaaaactga
- the PODN gene encoding podocan isoform X2 yields MPAGGRALLALGLLALGCAAAAADFPEGSPERRRRPPAPAPGCPRDCGCTQEGVVDCGGIDLKEFPLLLPELTNHLSLQNNQIEEIFPEELARLHRLETLNLQNNRLTSKGLPEEAFEHLENLNYLYLANNKLTVAPKFLPNTLISADFAANYLTKIYGLTFGQKPNLRSVYLHNNKLSDAGLPDSMFNGSDNVEILIMSSNFLKYVPKNLPPALYKLHLKNNKLEKIPKGAFSELTGLRELYLQNNYLTNEGMDNETFWKLSSLEYLDLSSNNLSQIPSGLPRNIVLLHLEKNAIKVIGRDVLTQIKNLEYLLLHNNKLKARGIHPLAFQGLKKLHTVHLYNNMLERIPSGLPRRVKTLMILHNQISEINRNDFATTYFLEELNLSYNKLKSPQIHREAFRKLRQLKSLDLSGNHLNTVPFGFPKNLQILKLKENEISIIPKGTLSGMTKLRELYLSNNKLKVNSIYSRAWRELSSLQSLDMAGNQLLSIPPGLPESLEYLYLQNNKITTISENAFESTPKIKGIYLRFNKIAVGALKESLFQSLKYLQVLDIEGNPEFSNTSKNKDDSEEEMEDEEEEEN; encoded by the exons ATGCCGGCCGGCGGCCGGGCGCTGCTGGCGCTGGGGCTCCTGGCTCTGggctgcgccgccgccgccgccgactTCCCCGAGGGCTCCCCCGAGCGGCggcgccgccccccggccccggcccccggctgcccccgggACTGCGGCTGCACCCAGGAGGGCGTCGTGGACTGCGGCGGCATCGACCTGAAGGAGttcccgctgctgctgcccgagCTCACCAACCACCTCTCGCTGCAG AATAACCAGATAGAAGAAATCTTTCCAGAAGAGCTTGCTCGTCTTCACAGACTAGAAACTCTCAATTTGCAAAACAACAGGCTGACTTCAAAAG GGCTGCCAGAGGAAGCATTTGAGCATCTGGAGAACCTGAATTACCTATACCTGGCAAACAATAAG ctaaCAGTGGCTCCAAAATTCCTCCCGAATACCTTGATCAGTGCAGATTTTGCAGCCAATTATCTCACCAAGATATATGGACTCACATTTGGACAGAAACCAAACTTGAG ATCTGTGTATCTTCATAACAACAAACTTTCAGATGCTGGGTTACCTGATAGCATGTTCAATGGCTCTGATAATGTGGAGATACTCATCATGTCCAGCAATTTCCTGAAATATGTTCCAAAGAATCTCCCTCCAGCCTTATACAAATTGCATTTAAAG AACAACAAGCTAGAGAAGATTCCCAAAGGAGCCTTCAGTGAACTTACAGGCCTGCGGGAGCTGTATTTACAGAATAATTACTTGACTAATGAAGGAATGGACAATGAAACTTTCTG GAAACTGTCTAGTCTTGAATATCTGGATTTGTCCAGCAATAATCTCTCACAAATCCCAAGTGGTTTACCTCGAAACATCGTCCTCCTTCACCTGGAGAAGAATGCAATTAAGGTGATTGGCAGAGATGTCTTGACCCAAATTAAGAACCTTGAGTACCTTCTGCTCCACAATAACAAATTAAAAGCCCGAGGTATTCACCCACTAGCCTTCCAGGGCTTAAAGAAACTGCACACTGTCCACCTGTACAACAACATGCTGGAACGGATTCCCAGTGGTCTGCCCCGACGAGTGAAAACACTTATGATCCTTCATAACCAGATCTCTGAGATTAACAGGAATGACTTCGCTACCACTTACTTCCTTGAAGAGCTGAACCTGAGCTACAATAAGCTCAAAAGCCCCCAGATCCATCGGGAGGCCTTCCGTAAATTGAGGCAACTAAAGTCCTTGGATCTTTCTGGAAATCATCTCAACACAGTGCCTTTTGGCTTCCCAAAGAACTTGCAGATTctgaaactgaaggaaaatgagataaGCATCATCCCCAAAGGGACTTTGTCTGGGATGACAAAACTGCGGGAACTGTATTTGAGCAACAATAAACTGAAAGTCAATTCCATTTATTCAAGAGCGTGGAGAGAACTCAGCAGTCTCCAG TCACTAGACATGGCTGGCAACCAGCTGCTTTCTATCCCACCAGGCCTGCCAGAATCTCTAGAATATTTGTATCTTCAGAACAACAAGATCACAACCATTTCGGAGAATGCTTTTGAATCCACACCCAAAATAAAGGGAATTTACCTCAG gtTTAATAAGATTGCAGTTGGAGCACTGAAGGAGAGTCTCTTCCAAAGCCTAAAGTACTTACAAGTACTGGATATTGAAGGCAACCCTGAATTCAGCAACACTTCAAAGAATAAGGATGACTCAGAAGAGGAAAtggaagatgaggaagaggaagaaaactga